A region from the Silene latifolia isolate original U9 population chromosome 7, ASM4854445v1, whole genome shotgun sequence genome encodes:
- the LOC141591029 gene encoding agamous-like MADS-box protein AP1, translating into MEKVLKRYERYCYEERQLTSNDPDSQVNWTFDVAQLKAKLELLHRNHRQYLGEDLDSLNNMKGIESLEQQLDTALKHIRSRKNQLMHESVSQIQKKKREMQERNNTLARKIKERGKISAESQGMEWQQQQNQHQQGLPEASNYEAFQPALPSLYMSWLSR; encoded by the exons ATGGAGAAGGTTTTAAAAAGGTATGAGAGATATTGTTATGAAGAAAGACAACTAACTTCAAATGATCCAGATTCACAG GTGAATTGGACTTTTGACGTTGCCCAACTGAAGGCCAAGCTTGAACTGCTTCACAGAAATCATAG GCAATACCTTGGAGAAGATTTGGACTCACTAAATAATATGAAAGGCATAGAGAGTTTAGAGCAACAACTTGACACTGCCCTCAAACACATACGATCAAGGAAG AATCAGTTGATGCATGAGTCCGTCTCTCAGATTCAAAAGAAG AAGAGGGAAATGCAGGAGCGAAATAACACATTGGCTAGGAAG ATTAAGGAAAGAGGAAAGATTAGTGCGGAATCACAAGGAATGGAATGGCAGCAACAGCAAAACCAACATCAACAAGGTCTTCCTGAAGCATCAAATTATGAAGCATTCCAACCTGCACTTCCTTCTTTGTATATGAG ttggcttagcaggtga